In one window of Bos taurus isolate L1 Dominette 01449 registration number 42190680 breed Hereford chromosome 4, ARS-UCD2.0, whole genome shotgun sequence DNA:
- the LOC112446407 gene encoding uncharacterized protein isoform X2: protein MIQRLAEDIYGRGAQVRDTARSSHFGKCQARAAPGLLSPPAAPPSTPGSSSSSSFPPGGGSRLRKPRRPRPGRHWRFGEGGPRGSAPRGT from the exons ATGATTCAGAGGCTCGCAGAGGACATTTATGG GCGCGGGGCCCAGGTCCGGGACACCGCCCGCAGTTCCCACTTCGGGAAGTGCCAAGCGCGCGCGGCGCCTGGACTGCTCAGCCCCCCCGCAGCCCCTCCGTCCACGcccggctcctcctcctcctcctccttccccccggGTGGGGGGAGCCGGCTCCGGAAGCCCCGGCGCCCCCGCCCCGGCCGCCACTGGCGCTTTGGAGAAGGCGGTCCGCGCGGGAGCGCGCCACGCGGGACCTGA
- the LOC112446407 gene encoding uncharacterized protein isoform X1 — translation MFTKETVKETIGEEVCPKTSVAPIQVARGPGPGHRPQFPLREVPSARGAWTAQPPRSPSVHARLLLLLLLPPGWGEPAPEAPAPPPRPPLALWRRRSARERATRDLSSQPPPAPWSPLTIPEPPPTPESLPGPEHPRAASRSPLPTPNPPTRPSPDHPPPLP, via the exons ATGTTCACCAAGGAAACAGTAAAAGAAACTATAGGGGAAGAGGTCTGCCCGAAAACATCTGTGGCTCCGATTCAGGTG GCGCGGGGCCCAGGTCCGGGACACCGCCCGCAGTTCCCACTTCGGGAAGTGCCAAGCGCGCGCGGCGCCTGGACTGCTCAGCCCCCCCGCAGCCCCTCCGTCCACGcccggctcctcctcctcctcctccttccccccggGTGGGGGGAGCCGGCTCCGGAAGCCCCGGCGCCCCCGCCCCGGCCGCCACTGGCGCTTTGGAGAAGGCGGTCCGCGCGGGAGCGCGCCACGCGGGACCTGAGCTCCCAGCCGCCGCCAGCGCCTTGGAGCCCCCTGACCATCCCTGAGCCCCCACCGACCCCTGAGTCACTGCCTGGCCCGGAGCACCCCCGCGCCGCAAGCCGGAGTCCCCTACCCACCCCTAATCCTCCCACCCGCCCCTCCCCGgatcaccccccacccctcccctaa